One genomic segment of Linepithema humile isolate Giens D197 chromosome 5, Lhum_UNIL_v1.0, whole genome shotgun sequence includes these proteins:
- the LOC105676144 gene encoding vascular endothelial growth factor receptor kdr-like — MFLNTPFFVVVLIIVFTLWKVSESSKPIISPSQEQVIYEGETLEITCNGSTRIQFIYPNTIKDVINTSTPKIIDTEENGVYKFVFQRPNTVFGDTGWYGCADYNVDIIPNSYDNPEVNWIYVYVKSNTHFFVEADTNAHLSAIVGNDIAIPCKTTSPDIVPILYVNDDKETEKPFDPRIGFMIKNLTMKNNDRYRCSIEKDGILHEVNYVLFVDQILPEPIIDDGTLHHVIRGENLHVNCTVQIDTSMRYTFDWITPQQNSSRIKIHHFRKDLDRNNLEVTRQLTVLNVTNEDEGEYECFIRSDNDIKKTTRNIMIHDIRGRYINLTSQHPVKLYQQEIGSKVEWVVFFNGYPKPRLKWYKYNYKLVEEDNYSINTSSTFTIFKIKSLRKMDEGVYTLVAENHYITKKLNFTLKVTVKPIPILYNIKSYYAPNENAELHCTSLSYVFSNITWNFLKCIDFPSCKNSTTIQLTDANFTSEGILMFYKRFASKVKMPIEMSGKITCVACNAVGCDVSVSSIFVSDGIGNFSIIGPKELVIKGDDVEFTCVASVSYYTDKLKWENSNKTLLAESERLHIVQNKTLFSHRSTVKINNVQKSDAMAYICVGQFTSDSDTIADETYELVVHDPVRPFFDETNMNKTEVRDIDRIADDYSTLTLKCFVNGMPKPNVTWYKDNTTLKENDQYSFKSDHQELYIKYLKQNDYGKYLCRATNRFGTNETYQQIRITNISAVDNFSIIGPKESVIKGDNVSEITCVASISYYTAELTWVNLTETERLRIVQNNTLFTYRSTLEIINVQESDAKDYTCVGIYISNNVAFLQTRHYELVVHDPVSPFFYKTNMNETIARDIEMIPGRNETVTLQCFAKGMPIPIMAWFKDNTLLEENDQYSFQSNYQELNIKHLNKYNGGKYLCRATNRFGFKETYQLIIIKSVKIEEQKLDVILAISIALLSIISVILAIFITIKVRREKKLKRELMEAGLMHFVDGATECLNPDLTIDEQAELLPYDKNYEFPRGRLKLGKQLGSGAFGVVMKAEALGICKNEMVTTVAVKIVRRTTDLTYIRALSNELKIMIHLGKHLNVVNLLGACTKNIFKHELLVIVEYCCFGNLQSYLLKHRTKFINQIDSNGKIVNNISTDILTKTANVNSNNSFDLNSDSDTAIRYCPKTVNTDYEETSCSTDGYIFSDNSSQPDWRSNYRGDYKDQNFKPICTQDLLSWAFQVARGMEYLSQRKVLHGDLAARNILLTEDNVVKICDFGLAKSMYKDGNYKKKSDGPLPIKWMAIESMKDFMFSTQSDVWSFGIMLWEFFTLAETPYPGIEVEKLYQKLIEGYRMEQPEYASLEIYDIMLQCWKAEPILRPGFTNLVESISNLIEENMKSHYISLNIPYMNLNAMESGKTDYLTLISAPDHATLSSSPQDNVNTPLLEDAPNSAYLRINPSCKTDESLILSSTPHQDHSELPSSTSDSEGTFKLSPIKQTDEIKSTEQFNAEQIDSKSNEYTLSVICTPDNYINKLKQKRDLSKNKPDSFSNPNYVMQNNCEIDQTI; from the exons TGTCGGAAAGTAGTAAACCAATTATTTCGCCAAGTCAAGAACAAGTGATATACGAAGGAGAAACTTTGGAAATTACGTGTAATGGTTCCACGcgaattcaatttatttatccaaATACTATTAAAGATGTG attaatacttCAACTCCGAAAATAATTGATACTGAAGAAAATGGCGtttacaaatttgtttttcaacgACCAAATACTGTTTTCGGCGATACAGGTTGGTACGGTTGTGCGGACTATAACGTTGACATTATTCCAAATTCTTACGACAATCCCGAAGTGAACTGGATatatgtttatgtaaaat CTAATACACATTTCTTTGTGGAAGCGGACACCAATGCTCACCTAAGTGCAATTGTTGGTAATGATATTGCAATACCATGTAAAACTACATCACCAGATATAGTACCCATTTTATATGTCAAT GATGATAAAGAGACGGAGAAACCATTTGATCCGAGAATTGGTTTTATGATCAAGAACCtgacaatgaaaaataacgaTCGGTATAGATGTTCGATAGAAAAGGATGGCATATTGCATGAGGTCAATTACGTATTGTTCGTGGATC AAATCTTGCCCGAACCAATAATCGACGACGGCACTTTGCACCACGTTATTCGCGGAGAAAATCTCCATGTAAATTGTACTGTGCAGATAGACACGTCTATGCGATACACATTCGATTGGATCACACCTCAACAG AATAGCAGTAGAATAAAGATTCATCATTTTAGAAAAGATCTCGACAGAAACAATCTCGAAGTTACGCGTCAGTTGACGGTATTGAATGTGACGAATGAGGATGAGGGAGAATATGAGTGCTTCATTAGATCGGATAACGACATAAAAAAAACGACGAGAAACATCATGATACATG atattcgTGGAAGATACATTAATCTTACATCTCAACATCCTGTCAAACTTTATCAACAAGAAATCGGCAGTAAAGTAGAATgggttgttttttttaatggatatCCTAAACCTCGTCTGAAAtg GTATAAGTACAACTACAAACTTGTAGAGGAAGATAATTATTCCATAAATACATCATCaacatttactatttttaaaataaagtcattAAGGAAGATGGACGAAGGAGTTTATACACTAGTAGCTGAAAACCATTacataactaaaaaattaaattttacattaaaagtTACAG TTAAACCAATTCCTATATTGTATAACATTAAATCTTATTATGCACCTAATGAGAATGCAGAACTGCATTGTACATCACTATCATATGtgttttcaaatataacatggaattttctaaaatgtatTGATTTTCCGTCatgtaaaaattcaacaaCTATCCAACTGACA GATGCAAATTTTACGAGTGAAGGAATTTTGATGTTCTACAAAAGATTTGcttcaaaagtaaaaatgcCTATCGAAATGTCGGGAAAAATAACATGTGTAGCCTGCAATGCTGTTGGTTGTGATGTTTCAGtttcatcaatttttgtttCCG atgGAATaggtaatttttcaattattggACCAAAAGAGTTGGTGATAAAAGGTGACGACGTAGAATTTACATGTGTTGCTTCCGTTTCTTACTATACAGACAAACTTAAGTGGGAAAATTCGAATAAAACGTTACTTGCCGAATCag aaAGACTACAtattgtgcaaaataaaactttgttcTCTCATCGATCAACTGTAAAGATCAATAATGTCCAAAAATCTGATGCTATGGCTTATATTTGTGTCGGACAATTCACGAGCGATTCAGATACTATTGCAGATGAAACCTATGAATTAGTTGTACATg ATCCTGTACGACCATTTTTCGACGAAACTAATATGAACAAAACCGAAGTGAGAGACATAGATAGAATTGCGGACGATTATAGTACACtgacattaaaatgttttgtaaatgGGATGCCTAAACCAAATGTGACTTGGTACAAA gaCAATACAACGTTGAAAGAAAATGATCAATATTCATTTAAGTCTGATCATCAAGAgctttacattaaatatttaaagcaaaacGATTACGGAAAATATCTGTGCCGCGCTACTAATCGATTTGGCACCAACGAAACTTATCAACAAATaagaattacaaatataa gtgctgtagataatttttctatcatcGGTCCAAAAGAATCGGTGATAAAAGGTGATAATGTATCAGAGATTACATGTGTTGCTTCCATTTCTTACTATACAGCCGAGCTTACGTGGGTGAACTTAACTGAAACAG AAAGACTACGTATTGTGCAAAACAACACTCTATTTACTTATCGATCAACTTTGGAAATCATTAATGTTCAAGAATCAGATGCAAAAGATTATACTTGTGTcggaatatatatatcgaacaaCGTAGCTTTTCTTCAAACTAGACATTATGAATTAGTTGTGCATG ATCCTGTATCACCATTTTTCTACAAAACTAATATGAACGAAACCATAGCAAGAGATATTGAAATGATTCCAGGACGCAATGAAACTGTAACATTACAATGTTTTGCAAAAGGAATGCCTATACCAATAATGGCTTGGTTCAAA GACAACACACTATTGGAAGAAAATGatcaatattcttttcaatcgAATTATCAAGAGCTTAATATCaaacatttaaacaaatacaatggcggaaaatatttatgccgCGCTACTAATCGTTTTGGTTTCAAGGAAACTTACCagttgataattataaaaagtgtaaaaa TTGAAGAACAAAAACTTGATGTAATATTAGCTATTTCAATAGCTCTTTTGAGTATCATCTCAGTGATTTTAGCAATCTTTATCACAATTAAAGTTCGTCGTGAAAAG AAATTGAAGAGGGAATTAATGGAAGCAGGTCTTATGCACTTTGTAGATGGTGCTACGGAATGTTTAAATCCGGATCTGACAATTGACGAACAAGCGGAATTACTTccatatgataaaaattatgaatttccaCGGGGGCGATTAAAACTCG gaAAACAATTAGGTAGCGGTGCGTTTGGTGTAGTAATGAAGGCGGAAGCGCTAGGAATATGCAAAAATGAGATGGTCACTACCGTGGCCGTAAAAATCGTTCGTCGGACCACCGATCTAACTTATATCCGCGCACTTTcgaatgaattaaaaataatgatacatCTGGGCAAGCATCTCAATGTTGTCAATCTTCTTGGTGCttgtactaaaaatattttcaaac ATGAATTGCTGGTGATTGTGGAATATTGCTGTTTCGGAAATCTGCAAAGTTATCTCTTAAAACATAGAACCAagtttattaatcaaattgatTCCAATGGAAAAATCGTAAATAATATCAGTACGGATATACTGACAAAAACAGCTAATGTCAATAGCAATAACAG TTTTGATTTAAATTCAGACTCCGATACAGCAATCCGTTATTGTCCGAAAACTGTAAATACAGATTATGAAGAAACCAGCTGCTCGACAGACGGATACATTTTCAGTGATAATTCATCTCAACCAGATTGGAGGTCAAATTATCGCGGTGACTACAAAGATCAAAATTTCAAACCCATTTGCACTCAAGACTTGTTATCTTGGGCATTTCAAGTAGCACGTGGAATGGAATATCTCAGTCAAAGAAAG GTGTTACACGGTGATTTAGcagcaagaaatattttgcttaccGAAGACAATGTAGTGAAAATTTGCGATTTTGGTCTTGCAAAAAGTATGTACAAAGATGgcaattacaagaaaaaaagcgACGGCCCATTGCCAATAAAGTGGATGGCTATTGAATCGATGAAAGATTTTATGTTTTCTACGCAGTCCGATGTGTGGTCTTTTGGTATAATGCTGTGGGAATTTTTTACCTTAGCTGAGACACCGTATCCCGGCATAGAAGTTGAAAAACTATATCAAAAGTTAATCGAGGGTTACAGAATGGAACAGCCAGAATACGCTTCTCTCGAAATATATGACATAATGTTACAATGTTGGAAGGCTGAACCCATTTTACGCCCAGGTTTCACGAATCTTGTGGAGAGTATTAGCAAtttaatagaagaaaatatGAAGTCG CATTACATCAGTTTGAACATACCGTATATGAACTTGAATGCAATGGAAAGTGGCAAAACTGATTACCTTACATTGATATCTGCACCGGATCACGCAACTCTATCGTCATCGCCTCAGGATAATGTAAACACGCCGTTGTTGGAAGATGCACCAAATTCGGCATATTTAAGGATAAATCCTAGCTGTAAGACAGATGAGTCCTTAATACTCAGCTCTACGCCGCATCAGGACCACTCAGAATTACCATCATCCACGTCAGATTCGGAGGGCACTTTTAAGTTATCTCCGATTAAACAAACTGACGAGATAAAATCAACCGAGCAATTCAATGCGGAACAGATTGATTCAAAAAGCAATGAGTATACATTGTCTGTTATATGTACGCCggataattacataaataagtTGAAACAAAAAAGAGACCTGAGCAAGAATAAGCCGGATAGCTTTAGCAATCCTAATTATgtgatgcaaaacaattgcgAGATAGATCAGACAATATAG